A region of Micromonospora sp. WMMD882 DNA encodes the following proteins:
- a CDS encoding maleylpyruvate isomerase family mycothiol-dependent enzyme, which produces MRRPTHDDHCAQILHQITLLRAMLDGVDPNLPIPTCPGWTLNHLLRHLLGAQQWVDTVIRTRATGPVVPTALREVTGYRDEDPAALAAELVERATRTVEALREAGPDAPVWSPAPTMQRAAFWARRGAHEMLVHRADAATALGQPFSAAPENAADALDEWMARMARPLPPDQPAPPSPAPPSPATPDDRPAPLAPGRSVCLRATDTAPEVRAEWLVDLTTAPFTWTHAQAPATVTVRAPMTDLLLIAYGRRPPHGDAVEVRGDARLLTDWLTENTFN; this is translated from the coding sequence ATGCGGCGACCGACCCACGACGACCACTGCGCCCAGATCCTCCACCAGATCACGCTGCTGCGGGCCATGCTCGACGGCGTCGACCCGAACCTGCCCATCCCCACCTGCCCCGGCTGGACCCTCAACCACCTGCTGCGGCACCTGCTCGGCGCGCAGCAGTGGGTGGACACGGTGATCCGTACCCGGGCCACCGGGCCGGTCGTCCCCACCGCGCTGCGGGAGGTCACCGGCTACCGCGACGAGGACCCGGCCGCGCTCGCCGCCGAACTCGTCGAACGGGCCACCCGTACCGTCGAGGCGCTGCGGGAGGCCGGGCCGGACGCGCCGGTGTGGAGCCCGGCCCCGACGATGCAGCGGGCCGCGTTCTGGGCCCGGCGCGGCGCGCACGAGATGCTGGTCCACCGGGCCGACGCGGCGACGGCCCTCGGTCAGCCGTTCTCCGCCGCGCCCGAGAACGCCGCCGACGCCCTCGACGAGTGGATGGCCCGGATGGCCCGGCCGCTCCCGCCCGACCAGCCCGCCCCGCCCTCGCCCGCCCCGCCCTCGCCCGCAACGCCCGACGACCGGCCCGCCCCGCTCGCGCCCGGCCGGTCGGTGTGCCTGCGCGCCACCGACACCGCCCCCGAGGTCCGCGCCGAATGGCTCGTCGACCTCACCACCGCCCCGTTCACCTGGACGCACGCCCAGGCCCCGGCCACCGTCACGGTCCGCGCGCCGATGACCGACCTGCTCCTGATCGCGTACGGCCGCCGCCCGCCGCACGGCGACGCCGTCGAGGTACGCGGCGACGCCCGGCTGCTGACCGACTGGCTCACCGAGAACACCTTCAACTGA
- a CDS encoding DUF72 domain-containing protein, with amino-acid sequence MWTHRAWSGRLLAHPLPARERLRHYAAWCDAVEGNTTFYATPTRDTVATWAEQTGPDFRFVLKLPRAVTHEGRLTGAGAELRAFLAAIEPLGPRTHALWLQLPGAFGPADVPALARFLRRLPTDHRYAVEVRHPAFFTDPDEARLLEDALAPVAAEWIPFDTTAFFTTPPTSDAERDAWTKKPRLPLRAHALTDRPIVRYLGRDDDARTVEGWQRWVEVVAGWLREGRSPTMFVHTPDNADAPLLARRFHDEVRAKLPALAPLPDPIPTAPGPAEPPTLF; translated from the coding sequence ATGTGGACCCATCGAGCCTGGTCAGGACGGCTGCTGGCGCATCCGTTGCCGGCCCGGGAACGGCTGCGGCACTACGCCGCGTGGTGTGACGCCGTCGAGGGCAACACCACGTTCTACGCGACGCCGACCCGGGACACCGTCGCGACCTGGGCGGAGCAGACCGGGCCGGATTTCCGGTTCGTCCTGAAACTGCCCCGGGCGGTCACCCACGAGGGCCGGCTCACCGGGGCCGGCGCGGAGCTGCGCGCCTTCCTGGCCGCGATCGAGCCGCTCGGCCCCCGGACGCACGCCCTGTGGCTCCAACTGCCCGGCGCCTTCGGTCCCGCCGACGTTCCTGCCCTGGCCCGCTTCCTGCGCCGGCTCCCCACCGACCACCGGTACGCGGTGGAGGTCCGTCACCCGGCGTTCTTCACCGACCCGGACGAGGCCCGGCTGCTGGAGGACGCGCTCGCCCCGGTGGCCGCCGAGTGGATCCCGTTCGACACCACCGCCTTCTTCACCACCCCGCCGACCAGCGACGCCGAACGGGACGCCTGGACGAAGAAGCCCCGCCTGCCGCTGCGCGCCCACGCCCTGACCGACCGGCCGATCGTCCGCTACCTGGGCCGCGACGACGACGCCCGGACCGTCGAGGGCTGGCAGCGGTGGGTCGAGGTGGTCGCCGGCTGGCTGCGCGAGGGCCGCTCACCCACCATGTTCGTGCACACCCCGGACAACGCCGACGCGCCGCTGCTCGCCCGCCGTTTCCACGACGAGGTACGCGCGAAGCTGCCCGCCCTGGCCCCCCTGCCCGACCCGATCCCGACCGCGCCGGGCCCCGCCGAGCCCCCGACCCTCTTCTGA
- a CDS encoding glycoside hydrolase family 11 protein: MKHTSTTPRRRGRVRLLLGAAFAAVLAVSGTLVVAPSAHAEADRHLTQNATGTHNGYYFSFWKDSGNASMTLRADGRYSSSWDRSTNNWVGGKGWATGSRRTISYSGSYNPGNNNTYLALYGWTRNPLIEYYVVENFGSYNPSSGATRLGTVTTDGGTYDILRSQRVNAPCIDGDRCTFYQYWSVRQQKRSSGTITTANHFDAWARAGLNLGSHFYQIMATEGYQSQGSSDITVWEGGGGNPTTGPTTPPPSGGNCTATISAGQQWGDRFNLNIAVSGTNNWVVTLNLNGGQSIQNSWNAQVSGSSGTITARPNGNGNNFGITVMANGNWTWPTISCRTA, from the coding sequence ATGAAGCACACCTCGACCACCCCGAGGAGGCGCGGCCGTGTCCGGCTGCTCCTCGGCGCCGCGTTCGCCGCGGTGCTCGCCGTCAGCGGCACCCTCGTGGTCGCCCCGAGCGCGCACGCCGAGGCTGACCGGCACCTCACCCAGAACGCCACCGGCACCCACAACGGGTACTACTTCTCGTTCTGGAAGGACAGCGGCAACGCCAGCATGACGCTGCGCGCCGACGGCCGCTACTCCAGCAGCTGGGACCGGAGCACCAACAACTGGGTCGGCGGCAAGGGCTGGGCCACCGGCAGCCGCCGGACCATCAGCTACTCGGGCAGCTACAACCCGGGCAACAACAACACCTACCTCGCCCTGTACGGATGGACGCGGAACCCGCTCATCGAGTACTACGTGGTGGAGAACTTCGGCAGCTACAACCCGAGCAGCGGCGCCACCCGGTTGGGCACGGTCACCACTGACGGCGGCACCTATGACATCCTCCGCAGCCAGCGGGTCAACGCGCCCTGCATCGACGGTGACCGCTGCACGTTCTACCAGTACTGGAGCGTGCGTCAGCAGAAGCGCAGCAGCGGCACCATCACCACCGCCAACCACTTCGACGCCTGGGCCCGCGCCGGCCTGAACCTCGGCAGCCACTTCTACCAGATCATGGCCACCGAGGGTTACCAGAGCCAGGGCAGCTCCGACATCACCGTCTGGGAGGGTGGCGGCGGCAACCCCACCACCGGCCCGACCACTCCCCCGCCGTCCGGCGGCAACTGCACCGCGACGATCTCGGCCGGTCAGCAGTGGGGTGACCGGTTCAACCTGAACATCGCGGTGAGCGGCACCAACAACTGGGTGGTCACCCTCAACCTCAACGGTGGCCAGTCCATCCAGAACAGTTGGAACGCGCAGGTCAGCGGTAGCAGCGGCACCATCACCGCCCGGCCGAACGGCAATGGCAACAACTTCGGCATCACGGTCATGGCGAACGGCAACTGGACCTGGCCGACGATCTCCTGCCGGACAGCCTGA
- a CDS encoding class I SAM-dependent DNA methyltransferase, with product MSTSRHTELANHAWSVADLLRGDYKQSDYGKVILPFTVLRRLECVLAPTREKVREAHERFKDRDDIDVSRFLLRAAAPHRFYNVSGYTLKTVASDPGQTAKHLLAYIGAFSVNAQEVLHRYEFPQQIRRLDAANLLYKVVARFADLDLDPVRRDPRTGEVVLDERGQPVANVSNHQMGYVFEELIRRFAEQSNETAGEHFTPREVIELMVNLLVAPDHDALSVPGVVRTVMDPACGTGGMLSAAEEHITAHNPHATVEVFGQELNPESWAICRSDMLIKGQDPENIKFGNSFSDDGHRGARFDYLLANPPFGVEWKKVKDEVEAEHERLGESGRFGAGLPRINDGSLLFLQHMISKMKQPTADGKGGSRVAIVFNGSPLFTGAAESGESRIRQWILENDLLEGIVALPDQLFYNTGISTYFWILTNRKLPDHKGRVILLDAREHFAKMRKSLGDKRKYLTADQITEITRLYGDALHAAADPEHPQHAKVKVFANEDFGYQRITVERPLKLRFEVTEETLTAVRESKPIARALDVPTFVTALKPLVGRSWETKRAAWEAVRTAMAEAGVLWPSGAPFQKALRETIGVRDPDGETQLVKGEPEPDTDLRDYENVPLHEDVEEYLRREVLPHVPDAWIDHTKTKIGYEIPFTRHFYVYKPPRPLAEIDAELKALEAEIQALLGEVTK from the coding sequence TTGAGCACCAGCAGACACACCGAGTTGGCGAACCACGCCTGGTCGGTCGCCGATCTCCTGCGCGGCGACTACAAGCAGTCCGACTACGGCAAGGTGATCCTGCCGTTCACGGTGCTGCGCCGGCTGGAGTGTGTTCTCGCGCCGACCCGGGAGAAGGTGCGCGAGGCTCACGAACGGTTCAAGGACCGGGACGACATCGACGTGAGTCGGTTCCTGCTGCGCGCCGCCGCGCCGCACCGCTTCTACAACGTGAGCGGCTACACGCTGAAGACGGTCGCCAGCGACCCGGGCCAGACCGCGAAGCACCTGCTCGCCTACATCGGGGCGTTCTCCGTCAACGCGCAGGAGGTGCTGCACCGGTACGAGTTCCCGCAGCAGATCCGCCGCCTCGACGCGGCGAACCTGCTCTACAAGGTGGTGGCCCGCTTCGCGGACCTGGACCTGGACCCGGTCAGACGCGACCCGCGCACCGGTGAGGTCGTGCTGGACGAGCGCGGCCAGCCGGTGGCCAACGTCTCCAACCACCAGATGGGGTACGTCTTCGAGGAGCTGATCCGGCGGTTCGCCGAGCAGTCCAACGAGACGGCCGGTGAGCACTTCACCCCGCGTGAGGTCATCGAGTTGATGGTGAACCTGCTGGTCGCCCCGGACCACGACGCGCTGAGCGTCCCCGGCGTGGTGCGCACCGTCATGGACCCGGCGTGCGGCACCGGCGGCATGCTGAGCGCCGCCGAGGAGCACATCACCGCGCACAACCCGCACGCCACGGTCGAGGTCTTCGGGCAGGAGCTGAACCCGGAGTCCTGGGCGATCTGCCGGTCCGACATGCTGATCAAGGGCCAGGACCCGGAGAACATCAAGTTCGGCAACTCGTTCAGCGACGACGGCCACCGGGGCGCGCGCTTCGACTACCTGCTGGCGAACCCGCCGTTCGGGGTGGAGTGGAAGAAGGTCAAGGACGAGGTCGAGGCGGAGCACGAGCGGCTCGGCGAGAGCGGCCGGTTCGGCGCGGGCCTGCCCCGGATCAACGACGGCTCGCTGCTCTTCCTCCAGCACATGATCTCGAAGATGAAGCAGCCCACCGCCGACGGAAAGGGCGGCAGCCGGGTCGCCATCGTCTTCAACGGCTCGCCGCTGTTCACCGGGGCCGCCGAGTCGGGCGAATCGAGGATCCGGCAGTGGATCCTGGAGAACGACCTGTTGGAGGGCATCGTCGCGCTGCCCGACCAGCTCTTCTACAACACCGGCATCTCCACGTACTTCTGGATTCTCACCAACCGCAAGCTGCCCGACCACAAGGGCAGGGTGATCCTGCTGGACGCCCGGGAGCACTTCGCCAAGATGCGCAAGTCCCTCGGCGACAAGCGCAAGTACCTCACCGCCGACCAGATCACCGAGATCACCCGGCTCTACGGCGACGCGCTGCACGCCGCCGCCGACCCGGAGCACCCGCAGCACGCCAAGGTGAAGGTCTTCGCCAACGAGGACTTCGGCTACCAGCGGATCACCGTGGAACGGCCGCTCAAGCTCCGCTTCGAGGTCACCGAGGAAACCCTGACCGCCGTACGCGAGTCGAAGCCGATCGCGCGGGCCCTGGACGTTCCCACCTTCGTCACCGCCCTGAAGCCGCTGGTCGGCCGCTCGTGGGAGACCAAGCGGGCCGCCTGGGAAGCCGTCCGCACGGCGATGGCCGAGGCCGGCGTGCTCTGGCCCAGCGGCGCCCCCTTCCAGAAGGCGCTCCGCGAGACGATCGGCGTACGCGACCCGGACGGCGAGACGCAACTGGTCAAGGGCGAACCCGAGCCGGACACCGACCTGCGCGACTACGAGAACGTGCCGCTGCACGAGGACGTCGAGGAGTACCTGCGCCGCGAGGTGCTGCCGCACGTCCCGGACGCCTGGATCGACCACACCAAAACCAAGATCGGGTACGAGATCCCCTTCACCCGCCATTTCTACGTCTACAAGCCCCCGAGGCCCCTGGCCGAAATAGACGCCGAACTAAAAGCCCTCGAAGCCGAGATCCAGGCACTATTGGGCGAGGTGACGAAGTGA
- the cutA gene encoding divalent-cation tolerance protein CutA — translation MDEVLQVYTAASSQESAQRLARGAVAARLAAGSQILGPVESVFWHEGSFGTGQEWQVLLKTSRARYAELEGYLREHHEWSNPEIVATPVVAGSADYLSWVHDTVSGEGPQG, via the coding sequence ATGGATGAGGTTCTACAGGTGTACACGGCCGCCAGCAGTCAGGAGTCCGCGCAGCGGTTGGCCCGGGGCGCGGTGGCTGCCCGGTTGGCCGCCGGTAGCCAGATCTTGGGACCGGTCGAGTCGGTCTTCTGGCACGAGGGTTCGTTCGGCACCGGCCAGGAGTGGCAGGTGCTGTTGAAGACCAGCAGAGCCCGTTATGCCGAACTGGAGGGTTACCTCCGCGAGCACCACGAATGGAGCAACCCGGAGATCGTCGCTACACCAGTGGTAGCAGGATCAGCCGACTACCTATCCTGGGTGCACGACACCGTCTCCGGAGAAGGCCCCCAGGGGTAG
- a CDS encoding helix-turn-helix transcriptional regulator: protein MSDVVDLDERWRDLGRQLAHLRSAAGLTQHTLAPLVHYGRSTIANVEVGRQRTPRRFWERCDEALETGGQLTNAYDQIIELRQQTARASPTGRVSGGQQADPIHPEPCEEQKLLRREFIATTAMLTVYGMVSAAPTGSRRINNHDVKEHAKRTARLRRLDNYLGGRDTLRLYEAELRATMTLLRAASFNEATAGALLALLAEQTQLAGWAAFDAGDHDYATALFSRSRSIAVQADDLPLAANALALLAYLRASLGQPDIDTAEASRVSSDSGVPANVQALLLERLAFTYAVAGREREAGHALDAAHDALGIAATDAAPDWATWVDHDEIRIMSGRVWSELRRPLRAAPELEETLRRFDDTYARDKALYSTWLADAYIYAGEAEHAALVLRQAELLSTGVASPRPATRIAAVRRRLVPSAQVRTAAPTIIT, encoded by the coding sequence ATGTCCGACGTGGTTGATCTCGATGAGCGTTGGCGCGATCTTGGTCGCCAACTCGCGCACCTGCGCAGTGCGGCCGGTCTGACCCAACACACCTTGGCTCCGCTGGTCCACTATGGGCGCAGCACGATCGCAAACGTGGAGGTAGGTCGGCAGCGGACCCCGCGACGCTTCTGGGAACGATGCGACGAGGCTCTTGAGACAGGCGGCCAGTTGACCAACGCCTACGACCAGATCATCGAGCTCCGACAGCAGACAGCACGGGCGAGTCCGACAGGGCGGGTCAGCGGCGGGCAGCAAGCGGACCCGATCCACCCGGAACCATGCGAGGAGCAAAAATTGCTACGCCGAGAGTTCATCGCCACTACCGCGATGCTGACGGTCTACGGCATGGTGTCCGCTGCCCCGACCGGTAGCCGCCGCATCAACAATCACGACGTCAAAGAGCATGCCAAGAGGACCGCTCGGCTCCGGCGTCTCGACAACTACCTTGGCGGCCGTGACACCCTACGCCTGTACGAAGCGGAACTACGCGCCACGATGACGCTGCTTCGTGCCGCCTCGTTCAACGAAGCCACCGCCGGGGCCCTGCTGGCCCTGCTCGCCGAGCAGACCCAATTGGCGGGATGGGCGGCCTTCGACGCCGGTGACCACGACTACGCCACTGCTCTGTTCAGCCGCAGTCGCTCCATCGCGGTGCAAGCCGATGACCTTCCATTGGCCGCCAACGCCCTTGCGTTGCTGGCGTACCTGCGGGCCAGCCTCGGCCAACCTGACATCGATACAGCAGAAGCCTCTCGCGTCTCCTCGGACTCCGGCGTACCCGCCAACGTGCAGGCACTGCTGTTGGAGCGGCTCGCCTTCACATATGCAGTGGCGGGCAGGGAACGGGAAGCAGGTCACGCCCTCGACGCGGCCCACGACGCGCTTGGCATAGCCGCTACTGATGCCGCCCCTGACTGGGCGACGTGGGTCGACCACGACGAGATCAGGATCATGAGCGGCCGAGTCTGGTCAGAGCTGAGACGCCCCCTCCGCGCCGCCCCTGAACTGGAAGAAACCCTACGCCGCTTCGACGACACCTACGCCAGGGACAAAGCCCTCTACTCCACCTGGCTTGCCGACGCCTACATTTACGCTGGAGAAGCCGAGCATGCCGCCCTCGTGCTCCGCCAAGCCGAACTGCTCAGCACCGGTGTGGCCTCCCCGCGCCCTGCCACGCGCATCGCCGCGGTCCGCCGCCGCCTCGTACCCTCCGCACAAGTGAGGACCGCTGCTCCGACGATCATTACGTAG
- a CDS encoding helix-turn-helix domain-containing protein, producing MSAPRQPDRRELPIGRRVAQLRASRGMSQQVFADRIGKSKSWVDKVERGVRTLERLPMIETVATALGVTPGVLLGRRAARTPSTRAAAAVERVHEALADYDTPTGPAGPPSVNHVDHQTGYADTAYRHADHLQVLRLLPDLLTATRHATTATHPLLVVRVYRLTAQTLVKLGEPHLAWLAADRAMTTATGDPRRVALAAVPLAQAFRALNRPRYALAATTTALRPLDPPPAGELPPDHLALAGTLLTEAALAAATCGDPDAVADYTGRAAHLAAAHAERHQLDHAFGPVVVDLTRALAAARLGDNRLAVDLHQAATGDDAWPRLPAEHRAAHLVDIARVHLDLGDHRAAARALLTADRTAPAEVRLRPTAHTTLTAVLRAGRAPADLTRLATTIGLART from the coding sequence GTGAGCGCGCCCCGCCAACCGGACCGCCGGGAGCTGCCTATCGGCCGACGCGTCGCGCAGCTACGGGCCAGCCGGGGCATGAGCCAACAGGTGTTCGCCGACCGGATCGGCAAGTCCAAGAGCTGGGTCGACAAGGTCGAGCGCGGCGTACGTACCCTCGAACGCCTACCCATGATCGAAACCGTGGCCACCGCCCTCGGCGTCACCCCGGGCGTGCTGCTCGGCCGCCGCGCCGCCCGCACCCCCAGCACCCGGGCCGCCGCCGCCGTCGAACGCGTCCACGAAGCCCTGGCCGACTACGACACCCCCACCGGCCCCGCCGGGCCGCCGTCGGTCAACCACGTCGACCACCAGACCGGGTACGCCGACACCGCCTACCGGCACGCCGACCACCTTCAGGTGTTACGCCTGCTGCCCGACCTGCTCACCGCCACCCGCCACGCCACCACCGCCACCCACCCACTCCTGGTGGTACGGGTCTACCGGCTCACCGCCCAGACCCTGGTCAAACTCGGCGAGCCGCACCTCGCCTGGTTGGCCGCCGACCGGGCCATGACCACCGCCACCGGTGACCCCCGCCGGGTCGCCCTCGCCGCCGTACCGCTGGCCCAGGCGTTCCGGGCGCTCAACCGACCCCGGTACGCGCTGGCCGCCACCACCACCGCCCTACGCCCCCTCGACCCGCCCCCGGCCGGCGAGCTGCCGCCCGACCACCTCGCCCTGGCCGGGACGCTGCTCACCGAGGCCGCGCTCGCCGCCGCCACCTGCGGCGACCCCGACGCCGTGGCCGACTACACCGGACGCGCCGCCCACCTCGCCGCCGCCCACGCCGAACGCCACCAGCTCGACCACGCCTTCGGGCCGGTCGTCGTCGACCTGACCCGCGCCCTGGCCGCAGCCCGCCTCGGCGACAACCGTCTCGCCGTCGACCTGCACCAGGCCGCCACCGGCGACGACGCCTGGCCCCGGCTGCCCGCCGAACACCGGGCCGCCCACCTCGTCGACATCGCCCGCGTCCACCTCGACCTCGGCGACCACCGGGCCGCCGCCCGCGCCCTGCTCACCGCCGACCGGACCGCCCCCGCCGAGGTACGCCTCCGACCCACCGCCCACACCACCCTGACCGCCGTGCTACGCGCCGGCCGCGCCCCCGCCGACCTGACCCGCCTCGCCACCACCATCGGCCTCGCCCGTACCTGA
- a CDS encoding ABC transporter ATP-binding protein: MEGLELSVPGRVLLSDAELSVGAGEAVAVMGPSGSGKTSFVNVLAGIRRPSAGRVVVAGCDLFSVSDSKRAKHRLRNIGMIFQFGELLPELTVSENVALPLRLTGVSKGPAAARTGELLDLLGVAALSESFPETLSGGETQRVGIARALAHSPKVLLADEPTGALDEENATTVVSLLTRLVGNLGVALVMATHDPAVADRCHRIVTVSHGRLVDPIVAS, encoded by the coding sequence GTGGAAGGTCTGGAGTTGTCCGTCCCGGGGCGAGTGCTTCTCAGTGATGCCGAGCTCTCGGTCGGCGCGGGTGAGGCGGTGGCGGTGATGGGGCCGTCCGGATCGGGCAAGACCTCTTTTGTCAACGTCCTGGCTGGTATCCGCCGACCCTCGGCAGGTCGTGTTGTCGTAGCGGGGTGTGACCTGTTCTCGGTGAGTGACAGTAAGCGGGCCAAGCATCGTCTTCGCAACATCGGAATGATCTTCCAGTTCGGAGAGTTGTTGCCGGAGTTGACCGTGTCGGAGAACGTCGCGCTTCCCCTCCGGCTGACCGGTGTGAGCAAGGGGCCGGCTGCCGCCAGAACAGGGGAATTGCTGGACCTGCTCGGCGTGGCAGCCCTCTCCGAGTCGTTCCCCGAGACTCTTTCCGGTGGGGAGACGCAGCGGGTCGGCATCGCCAGGGCGCTGGCGCACAGCCCGAAGGTGCTGCTCGCCGACGAACCGACGGGAGCCTTGGACGAGGAGAATGCCACCACTGTCGTGTCGTTGCTGACCCGACTGGTAGGGAACCTGGGTGTCGCTCTGGTGATGGCGACACACGACCCTGCCGTCGCCGATCGTTGCCATCGGATCGTCACGGTCTCCCACGGCCGGCTCGTCGACCCGATCGTCGCTTCATGA